A genomic segment from Thermostichus lividus PCC 6715 encodes:
- the folK gene encoding 2-amino-4-hydroxy-6-hydroxymethyldihydropteridine diphosphokinase: MAESTDLSISPSDPPLVAIALGSNLGQSRQILQAAVCALQQIPHITGLHCSRWYRTTPVGPPQPDYWNGCVTAFTTLSPLALLHQLQAIEQQFGRKRHQRWGPRTLDLDLLFYGDTIVNTSELTLPHPELANRPFVLVPLAEIAPQWRHPILTDTIATLQARLGVAGIKAVASADAPETMFVTAHNSDPRGCHLHCAPDERPPHS, from the coding sequence ATGGCAGAATCCACTGATTTAAGTATATCCCCGTCTGACCCCCCCCTCGTGGCGATCGCCCTTGGTAGCAATCTGGGTCAGTCCCGCCAAATCCTACAAGCAGCCGTTTGCGCCCTGCAACAGATACCCCACATCACTGGATTGCACTGCTCTCGGTGGTACCGCACCACACCAGTGGGACCACCACAGCCGGACTACTGGAATGGCTGCGTTACAGCGTTCACTACCCTTAGCCCCCTAGCATTGTTACACCAACTTCAGGCCATTGAGCAGCAGTTTGGCCGCAAGCGTCATCAACGGTGGGGGCCGCGCACGTTGGATCTCGATCTACTGTTTTACGGCGATACCATTGTCAATACATCAGAGCTAACGCTACCTCATCCTGAGTTAGCCAATCGTCCCTTTGTTCTTGTCCCCTTAGCCGAAATCGCCCCCCAGTGGCGGCATCCCATCCTCACAGACACGATCGCCACCCTACAGGCGCGTTTAGGTGTTGCTGGCATCAAGGCCGTGGCCTCTGCCGATGCGCCCGAAACCATGTTTGTAACTGCTCACAACAGCGATCCGCGAGGATGCCACCTACACTGTGCACCCGATGAAAGGCCGCCGCACTCCTAA
- the btpA gene encoding photosystem I biogenesis protein BtpA produces the protein MDLRTLFNTATPVIGVVHLLPLPTSPRWGGSLKAVIDRAEQEATALASGGANAIIVENFFDAPFTKDRVDAAVVSAMTLVVQRLKNLVALPIGLNVLRNDAYSGLAIATCTGAQFIRVNVLTGVMATDQGIIEGQAHHLLRYRRELGQDIKILADVMVKHAQPLNTPNLSTAVRDTFERGLADGVILSGWATGHPPSEEDLSIASSAAKGQPLFIGSGASWDNVEQLVPYVDGVIVASSLKRNGQITQPIDPIRVSRFVEAWQRAQHNFQELGDRNGNPSGNLAQESETSRLMLCD, from the coding sequence GTGGATCTCCGGACACTTTTTAATACCGCTACCCCAGTGATTGGTGTTGTACACCTGTTACCGTTGCCCACCTCTCCCCGTTGGGGCGGTAGCCTTAAGGCAGTGATTGACCGGGCAGAGCAGGAAGCCACCGCCTTGGCCTCAGGGGGTGCTAATGCGATTATTGTTGAAAACTTTTTTGATGCCCCCTTTACCAAAGATCGTGTCGATGCGGCGGTGGTCAGTGCCATGACCTTGGTGGTGCAACGCCTGAAAAATTTGGTGGCCTTACCCATTGGCTTAAATGTGCTGCGCAATGATGCCTACAGTGGTCTGGCGATCGCTACGTGTACGGGGGCACAGTTTATTCGCGTCAATGTGCTGACGGGGGTGATGGCCACGGATCAAGGCATTATTGAAGGCCAAGCCCATCACCTATTGCGCTACCGCCGTGAACTGGGGCAAGACATTAAAATTTTGGCGGATGTCATGGTCAAGCACGCCCAACCCTTAAATACCCCTAACCTGAGTACCGCCGTTCGCGATACCTTCGAGCGAGGCTTAGCGGATGGGGTGATCCTCTCTGGCTGGGCAACGGGGCACCCCCCCAGCGAAGAGGACCTCTCAATCGCCTCTAGTGCGGCTAAGGGTCAACCGCTGTTTATTGGCAGTGGCGCCTCTTGGGATAACGTTGAGCAGTTGGTTCCCTATGTCGATGGGGTGATTGTGGCTAGCTCGTTGAAGCGCAATGGCCAAATTACCCAGCCCATTGATCCGATTCGGGTGAGCCGCTTTGTGGAGGCGTGGCAGCGAGCACAGCACAATTTCCAAGAACTGGGCGATCGCAACGGTAACCCAAGCGGCAATCTGGCTCAAGAGAGCGAAACCTCCCGCTTGATGCTATGTGATTAG
- a CDS encoding phospholipid carrier-dependent glycosyltransferase: MPLGLLLVWLFALGTRLWGLGRFNTLVFDEVYFARFARNYLAGEPFFDAHPPLGKYLIALGIWLAGGFQPWGYRWLNAVVGSLIPVAAALLAYLITRRQRVGLVAGTFVALDGFFLVESRYALINVYLVFFGVVAQVVWLWGQQWKAQRWWALMGTGVALGACVAVKWSGLGFLLGLWLVWGVQRWWMPQRQRYYTAMDMVLILPLVVFTVYSLLWLPHLAFHPHSNLWQVHVQMFNYHRSVASTAHPYCAPWWSWPLLLRPLSYFFQRVHTLSEAVPVIGPPLPMADTAWVYAVHAMFNPPLLWLSTLAMLAIIPLARRSSAGQFLLLNYAANFLPWVLVSRCLFLYHYLPAALYSFMTLAVVWDWAWRSPPWGRALSVVVLLLIVSGFLYWLPVYWGLPLTPQQFFQRMWWRSWI, from the coding sequence ATGCCGCTGGGGCTACTGTTGGTGTGGCTTTTTGCCTTGGGCACAAGGCTCTGGGGCTTAGGCCGCTTTAACACCCTTGTGTTTGACGAAGTGTATTTTGCCCGCTTTGCCCGCAATTATCTGGCCGGAGAGCCATTCTTTGATGCCCATCCCCCCCTCGGTAAGTACCTGATTGCCCTTGGCATTTGGTTGGCAGGCGGGTTTCAGCCGTGGGGCTATCGCTGGCTCAATGCTGTTGTTGGCTCGCTGATTCCCGTTGCTGCTGCCCTTTTGGCGTATCTGATCACGCGGCGCCAGCGGGTGGGTTTAGTGGCGGGGACGTTTGTGGCCTTAGATGGCTTTTTTTTAGTGGAGTCCCGCTATGCCCTCATTAACGTCTATCTGGTGTTTTTTGGGGTGGTGGCGCAGGTTGTCTGGCTCTGGGGGCAGCAGTGGAAAGCACAGCGGTGGTGGGCACTCATGGGCACAGGGGTGGCCTTGGGAGCCTGCGTGGCGGTTAAGTGGAGTGGTCTGGGGTTTCTCCTCGGGCTGTGGCTGGTGTGGGGAGTGCAGCGCTGGTGGATGCCACAGCGGCAGCGGTATTACACGGCGATGGACATGGTGCTGATCCTACCCTTGGTGGTGTTCACGGTCTATAGTCTGCTGTGGCTGCCCCACTTAGCCTTTCATCCGCACTCCAACCTGTGGCAGGTTCACGTCCAGATGTTTAATTACCATCGCAGTGTGGCTAGTACTGCTCATCCCTACTGTGCGCCGTGGTGGTCGTGGCCGTTGCTGTTGCGACCCCTGAGTTACTTTTTTCAGCGAGTACACACCCTCAGCGAAGCTGTGCCAGTCATTGGCCCTCCCTTACCCATGGCAGACACGGCTTGGGTGTATGCGGTTCATGCCATGTTTAATCCCCCCTTGCTGTGGCTGAGTACGCTGGCGATGCTGGCAATAATACCGTTGGCAAGGCGATCGTCCGCGGGGCAGTTTTTGCTGCTTAACTATGCGGCGAACTTTCTCCCTTGGGTTTTGGTGAGCCGCTGCCTGTTTCTCTATCACTACCTACCCGCTGCACTGTACAGTTTTATGACCCTAGCGGTGGTTTGGGACTGGGCGTGGCGATCGCCACCGTGGGGACGCGCTCTGAGTGTGGTGGTGCTACTGCTGATTGTTAGTGGCTTTCTCTACTGGTTGCCAGTGTATTGGGGGCTACCGCTCACCCCCCAGCAGTTTTTTCAGCGGATGTGGTGGCGATCGTGGATCTAA